In Paracoccus aerodenitrificans, the following are encoded in one genomic region:
- a CDS encoding UbiH/UbiF family hydroxylase produces MTATPRTDILVSGGGIAGLTAAAAFGADGHRVICVDPAPPVTDESGSGSDLRTTAFLQPSVRLLKRAGVWERLAPHATPLQIMRIIDAGGTEPTARLVRDFNASDISDAPFGWNLPNWLLRREITAHLAEMPNVDFRPGTATTGMTTREDSAIVALSDGAYVSARLVVGADGRDSAIRNALKIGVRTTRYGQRALAFAVTHEIPHENVSTEIHRSGGPFTLVPLPDRDGKPYSAVVWMERGPEIARLMALPPELFETELNTRSTGILGHLTQATRLTSWPIISQIAERFTGPRTALIAEAAHVLPPIGAQGLNMSLADLQLLLDLSQSDPGSRESLDEFQRRRWLEARLRIGGIDLLNRASMIGARPLRDLRAAGLGAIYGIPPVRRLMMKAGLGVSQGRSTES; encoded by the coding sequence TTGACCGCTACGCCGCGTACCGACATCCTCGTTTCAGGCGGCGGCATTGCCGGGCTGACAGCCGCCGCCGCGTTCGGCGCGGACGGTCATCGCGTGATCTGCGTCGATCCCGCACCCCCTGTGACGGATGAAAGCGGCAGCGGATCGGATCTTCGCACGACCGCCTTTCTTCAGCCATCCGTCCGCCTGCTGAAGCGGGCGGGGGTGTGGGAACGGCTTGCCCCTCATGCGACGCCGCTTCAGATCATGCGGATTATCGACGCCGGAGGAACCGAGCCCACTGCGCGGCTGGTGCGAGACTTCAACGCCTCGGATATTTCTGACGCGCCCTTCGGATGGAACCTGCCAAACTGGCTTCTGCGCCGGGAAATCACCGCGCATCTGGCCGAGATGCCCAATGTCGATTTTCGTCCGGGCACCGCGACGACAGGAATGACCACCCGCGAAGACAGCGCCATTGTCGCCCTGTCGGATGGCGCATATGTCTCGGCACGCTTGGTCGTGGGCGCGGATGGCCGCGACTCGGCAATCCGCAACGCGCTGAAGATCGGCGTGCGCACCACGCGATATGGTCAGAGGGCACTGGCCTTCGCGGTGACCCATGAGATCCCGCATGAGAATGTATCGACTGAAATTCACCGCTCTGGCGGGCCGTTCACGCTTGTCCCGTTGCCGGATCGTGACGGCAAACCTTACTCTGCCGTGGTCTGGATGGAACGCGGCCCCGAAATCGCCCGGCTGATGGCGCTGCCGCCCGAGCTTTTCGAGACCGAACTTAATACAAGATCAACCGGCATTCTGGGCCATCTGACGCAGGCGACCCGGCTGACCTCATGGCCGATCATCAGCCAGATCGCCGAGCGTTTTACCGGCCCCAGAACCGCGCTGATCGCCGAAGCGGCGCATGTCCTGCCGCCAATCGGCGCACAGGGGCTGAATATGAGCCTCGCCGATCTGCAATTGCTGCTTGATCTGTCGCAGAGCGATCCGGGCAGCCGCGAAAGCCTTGATGAGTTCCAGCGCCGCCGCTGGCTGGAGGCGCGGCTGCGCATCGGAGGGATTGACCTGCTGAACCGGGCCAGCATGATCGGGGCAAGACCACTGCGCGATCTCAGAGCAGCCGGGCTTGGTGCGATTTACGGCATCCCGCCGGTCAGGCGGCTGATGATGAAAGCAGGGTTAGGCGTCAGCCAGGGCCGTTCGACGGAAAGCTAG
- a CDS encoding pyrimidine 5'-nucleotidase encodes MDFSDITTWIFDLDNTLYPPESNLFGQIEKKMTAHLQNMLGVEKAEADQLRMHYWRDYGTTLAGLMAEHDIDPNAYLLDVHDIDFSVLRPAPDLDRAIAALPGRKIIHTNADSTYADRVLDHLGLRGIEAIHGIEEVGFHPKPDPRSYAAVMTAEGFDPSKAAMFEDDPRNLSQPARLGMRTILVGEGRLGPDAMTVGTPAGDHIQHRTHDLTAFLRSLV; translated from the coding sequence ATGGATTTCTCAGACATCACCACCTGGATCTTCGATCTGGACAACACGCTCTACCCGCCCGAATCCAATCTATTCGGTCAGATCGAAAAAAAGATGACAGCGCATCTTCAGAACATGCTGGGAGTGGAAAAGGCCGAGGCTGACCAGCTTCGGATGCATTACTGGCGGGATTATGGCACGACCCTCGCCGGGCTGATGGCCGAGCATGATATCGATCCCAACGCCTATCTTCTGGACGTTCACGACATCGATTTTTCGGTTCTCAGGCCTGCGCCGGATCTGGACCGCGCCATCGCAGCTCTGCCCGGACGCAAGATCATCCACACAAATGCCGATTCCACCTATGCAGACCGTGTGCTCGACCATCTCGGACTGCGTGGAATCGAGGCGATTCACGGCATCGAAGAGGTGGGTTTCCACCCGAAGCCCGATCCGCGCTCTTATGCCGCAGTCATGACGGCAGAGGGATTCGATCCGTCAAAAGCCGCCATGTTCGAAGACGATCCCCGCAATCTGTCACAGCCCGCAAGGCTGGGAATGCGCACGATTCTTGTGGGTGAAGGGCGCCTGGGACCCGATGCGATGACAGTCGGCACACCCGCCGGAGATCACATTCAGCACCGCACCCACGACCTGACGGCGTTCCTCCGCTCGCTTGTCTGA
- a CDS encoding GntR family transcriptional regulator gives MKDAYSLIVEAIDAGTYKPGDRLVESELAERFGVSRTPVREALQRLETQSMLKRDGRSMIVATLDHNQLAELYTVRTELEALAARLAARHATPEELRVLQAMIDDDLKMLHDAEALARSNRRFHHQIHLASHNRYLVQQLDIVHRNMALMARTSLAVEGRGKAALSEHQEIVDALESGNAAAAETALRSHISKAFETRLREDARRDR, from the coding sequence ATGAAAGACGCCTATAGCCTGATTGTCGAAGCGATTGACGCCGGTACCTATAAGCCGGGTGACCGACTTGTCGAATCTGAACTGGCCGAACGTTTCGGCGTGTCACGTACGCCTGTCCGCGAGGCTTTGCAGCGGCTTGAAACCCAGTCGATGCTGAAACGCGATGGCCGGTCGATGATCGTCGCGACGCTGGATCACAACCAGCTTGCCGAGTTATATACCGTACGCACCGAACTGGAGGCGCTTGCCGCACGTCTCGCTGCACGCCACGCCACACCCGAAGAGCTTCGCGTGCTGCAGGCGATGATCGATGACGATCTGAAAATGCTGCATGATGCCGAGGCTCTGGCGCGGTCCAACCGCCGCTTCCATCATCAGATTCATCTGGCTTCGCATAACCGCTATCTGGTTCAGCAACTGGATATCGTTCATCGCAACATGGCCCTGATGGCCCGCACCTCTCTGGCGGTCGAGGGGCGGGGCAAAGCTGCGCTTTCAGAGCATCAGGAGATTGTGGATGCGCTCGAATCCGGCAATGCGGCGGCGGCGGAAACCGCGCTGCGGTCGCATATCTCGAAAGCGTTCGAGACACGACTGCGCGAAGATGCACGGCGCGACCGATGA
- a CDS encoding DNA-3-methyladenine glycosylase family protein, whose amino-acid sequence MRLIETDADLAEGAAHLSSVCPVWAGVLPELTLPLRRRSDGFAAILDAVIGQQISVAAAGAIMARLKEAGLTDAAAIRAAGPDALRECGVSRPKIRYLTGIVENEPDWLALRSASDDEVAATLVALPGIGQWTAEIYLAFALGRSDAFPAGDLALQESARLLYGLETRPGPKQLLKMAEPWQPWRAIAARGLWAYYRVAKGREGVRS is encoded by the coding sequence ATGAGGCTGATCGAAACCGATGCCGATCTGGCCGAGGGGGCGGCGCATCTTTCCTCTGTCTGCCCGGTCTGGGCCGGAGTGCTTCCCGAACTGACCCTGCCGCTGCGCCGCCGGTCTGACGGGTTCGCGGCGATTCTCGACGCGGTGATCGGTCAGCAGATCTCTGTCGCGGCGGCTGGCGCGATCATGGCGAGGCTGAAGGAGGCGGGGCTGACCGATGCCGCCGCGATCCGCGCCGCAGGACCCGACGCGCTGCGCGAATGCGGTGTGTCGCGTCCGAAAATCCGCTATCTGACCGGGATCGTGGAGAATGAGCCTGACTGGCTCGCCCTGCGCTCTGCATCTGACGATGAGGTCGCGGCAACGTTGGTCGCGCTTCCCGGAATCGGGCAATGGACCGCAGAGATCTATCTGGCGTTTGCCCTCGGCCGCAGCGATGCCTTCCCGGCAGGAGATCTGGCGCTGCAAGAATCCGCACGTCTGCTTTACGGGCTGGAGACCCGGCCCGGCCCGAAGCAGCTTTTGAAAATGGCAGAGCCCTGGCAACCCTGGCGGGCAATCGCGGCACGCGGACTATGGGCCTATTATCGCGTCGCAAAGGGACGAGAAGGCGTGCGCAGCTAG
- a CDS encoding epoxyqueuosine reductase QueH has translation MTTDIDRPVLTPPNGEKKVLLHSCCAPCSGEVMEAMTASGIDYTIFFYNPNIHPHKEYLLRKDENIRFAEQHDVPFIDADYDSDNWFSRARGMEWEPERGIRCTMCFDMRFERTALYAHEHGFPVMTSSLGISRWKDMKQINGCGERAVKPYEGLEYWDFNWRKGGGANRMIEISKREEFYMQEYCGCVYSLRDTNRHRREVGRAPIEIGKMFYSNDDAKG, from the coding sequence ATGACCACCGATATCGACCGCCCCGTCCTGACTCCGCCCAATGGAGAAAAGAAGGTGCTGCTGCATAGCTGCTGCGCTCCCTGTTCGGGTGAGGTGATGGAGGCGATGACGGCTTCGGGGATCGATTATACGATCTTTTTCTATAATCCGAACATTCACCCACATAAGGAATATCTGCTGCGCAAGGATGAAAACATCCGCTTTGCCGAGCAGCATGATGTCCCGTTTATCGATGCGGATTACGACAGCGATAACTGGTTCTCCCGCGCCAGGGGGATGGAGTGGGAGCCTGAGCGGGGCATACGCTGCACGATGTGTTTCGATATGCGCTTTGAACGCACCGCGCTTTATGCGCATGAGCACGGGTTTCCGGTCATGACCTCCAGTCTCGGGATTTCGCGCTGGAAGGATATGAAGCAGATCAATGGCTGCGGAGAGCGGGCGGTGAAGCCGTATGAGGGGCTCGAATACTGGGATTTCAACTGGCGCAAGGGCGGCGGGGCGAACCGCATGATCGAGATTTCCAAGCGTGAGGAATTCTACATGCAGGAATATTGCGGCTGCGTCTATTCCCTACGCGACACGAACCGGCACCGGCGCGAGGTCGGGCGCGCGCCGATCGAGATCGGGAAGATGTTCTACAGCAATGACGACGCCAAGGGCTGA
- a CDS encoding isocitrate lyase, which translates to MTKRKTYAELRTELEKRYPEGQAAGGVSVDDIIQLKLQNTYDTHLDVARDMARVMREDMAAYDQDPTLSTQSLGCWSGFHAQQMIKSVKRLRGTTKRAYVYLSGWMVAGLRNTWGHLPDQSMHEKTAVADLIREIYVSLRQADEVAINDLFKELKAAGSEDERKAVIEKIDNFESHVVPIIADIDAGFGNEHATYLLAKELIQAGACCLQIENQVSDAKQCGHQDGKVTVPREDFIEKLRACRLAFEELGVDDGVIVARTDSLGAGLTQKVPVSQKEGDLASQYIKWLKTEPITDANPIRDGELALFRDGEFVKPVRLPNGLFPFKEGSGRDRVIEDCIVNLTEGGADMVWIETDTPNVDEIAGMVNAVREVVPNAKLTYNNSPSFNWTLNLRKQVRDQWISEGKIQAGDYPEGNELMKPEFDDTELGQEADARLQNFQHDISTRAGVFHNLITLPTFHLTAKSMDELSRGYFGEDKMLAYVKTVQREEIRRGISAVKHQHEVGSDLGDTFKEMVGGDRALKAGGHANTMNQFAAE; encoded by the coding sequence ATGACCAAGCGCAAAACCTACGCCGAGCTGCGTACCGAGCTGGAAAAACGTTACCCCGAGGGCCAGGCCGCTGGCGGCGTTTCCGTGGATGACATCATCCAGCTCAAGCTCCAAAACACCTATGACACGCATCTGGATGTCGCCCGTGACATGGCACGTGTCATGCGCGAGGACATGGCCGCCTATGATCAGGACCCGACCCTGTCCACCCAGTCGCTTGGCTGCTGGTCGGGCTTCCACGCCCAACAGATGATCAAATCCGTCAAGCGCCTGCGTGGCACGACGAAACGCGCCTATGTCTATCTGTCCGGCTGGATGGTTGCCGGTCTGCGCAACACCTGGGGCCACCTGCCCGACCAGTCGATGCATGAAAAGACCGCCGTCGCTGATCTGATCCGCGAGATCTATGTCTCGCTGCGTCAGGCCGATGAGGTCGCGATCAACGATCTGTTCAAGGAACTCAAAGCCGCTGGCAGCGAGGATGAGCGCAAGGCGGTCATCGAAAAGATCGACAATTTCGAATCTCACGTCGTTCCGATCATCGCCGATATCGACGCGGGCTTCGGCAACGAACACGCCACATATCTTCTGGCGAAAGAGCTGATCCAGGCCGGTGCCTGCTGCCTGCAGATCGAAAACCAGGTCTCCGACGCCAAGCAATGCGGCCACCAGGACGGCAAGGTCACGGTGCCGCGCGAAGACTTCATCGAGAAGCTGCGCGCCTGCCGTCTGGCCTTCGAGGAGCTTGGCGTCGATGACGGCGTGATCGTCGCACGGACCGACAGCCTCGGCGCGGGTCTGACCCAGAAGGTTCCGGTCAGCCAGAAAGAAGGCGATCTTGCCTCGCAATATATCAAATGGCTGAAAACCGAGCCGATCACCGACGCAAACCCGATCCGCGACGGCGAACTGGCCCTGTTCCGCGATGGCGAATTCGTCAAACCGGTGCGCCTGCCGAACGGTCTCTTCCCGTTCAAGGAAGGCTCGGGCCGCGATCGCGTCATCGAGGATTGCATCGTCAATCTGACCGAAGGCGGCGCCGATATGGTCTGGATCGAAACCGACACGCCGAATGTGGACGAAATCGCCGGGATGGTGAACGCGGTCCGCGAAGTCGTGCCGAACGCCAAGCTGACCTATAACAACTCGCCCAGCTTCAACTGGACGCTGAACCTACGCAAACAGGTCCGCGACCAGTGGATCAGCGAAGGCAAGATCCAGGCCGGTGACTATCCGGAAGGCAATGAGCTGATGAAGCCGGAATTCGACGATACCGAGCTGGGTCAAGAAGCCGATGCACGTCTGCAGAACTTCCAGCATGACATCTCGACCCGTGCGGGCGTGTTCCACAACCTCATCACCCTGCCGACCTTCCACCTGACCGCCAAGTCGATGGATGAGCTGTCGCGTGGTTACTTCGGCGAGGACAAGATGCTGGCCTATGTCAAGACCGTTCAGCGCGAGGAAATCCGTCGCGGCATCAGCGCGGTGAAGCACCAGCACGAGGTCGGCTCGGATCTGGGCGACACGTTCAAGGAAATGGTCGGCGGCGACCGTGCGCTGAAAGCGGGCGGCCACGCCAACACGATGAACCAGTTCGCGGCCGAATAA
- a CDS encoding helix-turn-helix domain-containing protein, with translation MARGEKLIIGQRLKVLRTTLGLTQAQMAEQLDVSPSYITLIEADQRPASAKLLMRLAQVYDLNVAELAPGTDTQLAVDFAAALKDPALETDGVSRAEIEAVLQASPRIAGALVRVQGRLRDAMMQSQAEESPLADRNKVEVLAQIAKPVERVHDWFYDNRNYMDALDHEAELLAEKHRIHRDESGQGLHGLLSAHNIRVRRLPGSVMGGTLRRYDPHRKELLLSERLDAASRRFQIAVLLARLEYEDLIGEVMQGADLEGEATRSLARVSLANYFAAALLMPYQPFLAACESERYDLEVIGHRFGTSFEQTAHRMTTLQRPEARGIPFFFVRVDRAGNVSKRFSAGRFPFSRFGGTCPLWNIHAVFETPGRIQTQLIRMPEGARYFSIARTVTRSGGSASAPAPRLAVGLGCDVTFAPRLIYADAIDQDKVEPTDIGLNCFLCERQNCASRAQAPINRNLSVNELERSVALFSFEGE, from the coding sequence ATGGCGCGAGGCGAAAAGCTGATCATCGGTCAGCGCCTCAAGGTGCTGCGGACGACTCTGGGTCTTACACAGGCGCAGATGGCCGAGCAGCTTGATGTTTCACCCAGCTATATCACGCTGATCGAGGCTGATCAGCGCCCGGCTTCGGCGAAGCTGCTGATGCGGCTGGCGCAGGTCTATGATCTGAACGTGGCAGAGCTTGCGCCCGGCACCGATACGCAGCTTGCCGTCGATTTCGCGGCGGCGCTGAAGGATCCGGCGCTGGAAACGGATGGCGTCAGCCGGGCCGAGATCGAGGCTGTGTTGCAGGCCTCTCCGCGCATTGCCGGTGCGCTTGTGCGTGTTCAAGGCCGGCTGCGCGATGCGATGATGCAGAGCCAGGCTGAAGAAAGCCCGCTGGCCGACCGGAACAAGGTCGAGGTGCTGGCCCAGATCGCCAAGCCGGTCGAGCGGGTGCATGACTGGTTCTATGATAACCGCAATTATATGGACGCGCTCGATCATGAGGCAGAGCTTCTGGCCGAAAAGCACCGCATCCATCGCGATGAATCGGGGCAGGGGCTTCATGGTCTTCTGTCGGCGCATAATATCCGCGTACGCCGTTTGCCCGGATCGGTCATGGGCGGAACCTTGCGGCGCTATGATCCCCATCGCAAGGAGTTGCTGCTGTCCGAGCGTCTGGATGCTGCCAGCCGCCGTTTTCAGATCGCCGTTCTGCTTGCCCGGCTGGAATATGAGGATCTGATCGGCGAGGTGATGCAGGGTGCCGATCTGGAAGGCGAGGCGACGCGCAGCCTCGCGCGGGTCAGCCTTGCGAATTACTTCGCCGCAGCGCTGCTGATGCCCTATCAGCCCTTCCTCGCCGCCTGCGAATCCGAACGTTACGATCTTGAGGTGATCGGACATCGCTTCGGCACCAGTTTCGAACAGACCGCCCATCGCATGACCACGCTTCAGCGCCCCGAGGCGCGGGGCATACCGTTCTTTTTCGTGCGTGTGGACAGGGCAGGAAATGTCTCCAAACGGTTCAGCGCCGGGCGTTTTCCGTTCTCGCGTTTCGGGGGGACCTGTCCCTTGTGGAATATTCATGCTGTGTTCGAGACGCCAGGCCGGATCCAGACGCAGCTTATCAGAATGCCGGAGGGAGCGCGGTATTTCTCGATTGCCAGAACCGTTACACGCTCCGGCGGCAGCGCCTCGGCCCCTGCGCCGCGTCTTGCGGTCGGTCTGGGATGCGATGTCACCTTTGCACCGCGTCTGATCTATGCCGATGCGATTGATCAGGACAAGGTCGAGCCGACGGATATCGGGCTGAACTGTTTCCTTTGCGAGCGACAGAATTGCGCGTCACGCGCTCAGGCGCCGATCAATCGTAATCTTTCAGTGAATGAACTGGAACGCAGCGTCGCGCTGTTCAGCTTTGAAGGAGAATAG
- a CDS encoding OmpA family protein codes for MRNIHASSTAIAALLTLGLAGTAAAEITISAEAAAEQGPIRAEQMQQLATLLQNEVETGMQADDLSCLDGTARPCADDMPLVTPLGISVQFTADGNMILAAPEMQPYLLRDGQTTVRDNALTPLAEAALETAQANLAILREGGSPPPLMPATSGAAADQNPADTAMMEEIGDNVDPLENSDISPEEAAEIAQEVNQQDPMEAMLEEGRETAEAATNEAQQRQDELAKMLEQAQEPEADNSDSATIRDSHAANELRVAEAEADGLQQRRVENMPELGAILQNEVNNGLTADDLVCADGSDRPCAGGIALTSPTGIAADVTENGRIIMAPAAQQQYVFGDNGQLRARGSNSAAAKEAAQAASPAAEALSSDAEGEVVSETVDDARSSDEDFETTIAEAIERAAAAQQVESSASDDDDDNDMARDLARVALAGLGALAVGQVLNGNREVALNTGDRVIVTREDGSQQVLKDDNALLRQSGNEVRTENFSDGSSRSVVTRPDGSQVITIRSADLTVLRRVHVASDGTETVLIDESVEVPPVELSELPQAPAPRPAATPTSEEALREALAREAAIDRRFSLSQVRTIPEVRNLVAPVDIDAITFDTGSAAINPDQARQLATLGTVLEEAIANNPREIFLIEGHTDAVGAATFNLALSDRRAETVALALSEYFNVPPENLVVQGYGEEYLKVPTLLDERENRRASVRRITDLLASAN; via the coding sequence ATGAGAAACATCCACGCAAGTTCGACGGCCATTGCAGCATTGCTGACACTGGGCCTTGCCGGGACCGCAGCAGCCGAAATCACGATCAGCGCCGAGGCGGCAGCCGAGCAGGGGCCGATACGCGCCGAGCAGATGCAGCAGCTTGCGACGCTGCTTCAGAATGAGGTCGAGACGGGGATGCAAGCCGACGATCTCAGCTGTCTGGACGGAACGGCCCGGCCCTGCGCGGATGATATGCCACTGGTCACGCCGCTTGGTATTTCGGTGCAGTTCACCGCAGACGGCAATATGATCCTGGCCGCGCCCGAGATGCAGCCTTATCTGCTGCGGGACGGTCAGACAACCGTGCGGGACAATGCGCTGACCCCGCTTGCAGAGGCGGCGCTTGAAACCGCGCAGGCCAATCTGGCGATCCTTCGCGAAGGAGGCTCACCGCCGCCGCTGATGCCCGCCACATCAGGCGCAGCAGCGGATCAAAATCCGGCGGATACCGCCATGATGGAGGAGATCGGGGACAATGTAGACCCGCTGGAAAACAGCGACATCTCGCCTGAGGAAGCCGCAGAAATCGCGCAGGAGGTCAATCAGCAGGACCCGATGGAGGCAATGCTGGAGGAAGGCCGCGAAACAGCAGAAGCCGCGACGAACGAAGCGCAGCAGCGTCAGGATGAACTTGCAAAAATGCTGGAGCAGGCTCAGGAGCCCGAGGCCGACAATTCCGACAGCGCCACGATCCGCGACAGCCACGCTGCCAATGAGCTGCGCGTGGCGGAAGCAGAGGCGGACGGGCTTCAGCAACGCCGGGTCGAAAACATGCCTGAACTGGGCGCGATCCTTCAGAATGAGGTGAATAACGGGCTGACGGCGGATGATCTGGTCTGTGCGGATGGCTCTGACCGGCCCTGCGCGGGCGGCATTGCCCTGACCAGCCCCACCGGGATCGCCGCAGATGTCACCGAGAATGGCCGGATCATCATGGCTCCTGCTGCGCAGCAACAATATGTCTTCGGCGATAACGGACAGCTTCGTGCGCGTGGTTCCAACTCGGCAGCGGCAAAAGAAGCTGCACAAGCCGCCTCACCGGCCGCCGAGGCGCTCAGTTCGGACGCTGAAGGCGAGGTCGTCAGCGAAACCGTCGATGATGCGAGAAGCTCTGATGAGGATTTCGAAACCACCATCGCCGAAGCCATCGAACGCGCGGCGGCAGCGCAGCAGGTGGAAAGCTCTGCAAGCGATGACGACGATGATAACGACATGGCACGGGACCTTGCCCGTGTCGCGCTTGCCGGTCTGGGTGCGCTTGCTGTCGGGCAGGTGCTGAACGGCAATCGTGAGGTTGCACTGAATACCGGCGACAGGGTCATCGTCACGCGTGAGGATGGCTCGCAACAGGTGCTGAAGGACGATAATGCCTTGCTGCGCCAGTCCGGCAATGAGGTCCGCACCGAGAATTTCTCGGATGGCTCGTCGCGCAGCGTGGTCACCCGGCCCGACGGATCGCAGGTGATCACCATCCGCTCCGCCGATCTGACGGTGCTGCGCCGGGTGCATGTCGCATCGGATGGCACCGAAACCGTGCTGATCGACGAATCCGTCGAGGTGCCGCCGGTAGAACTGTCCGAACTTCCGCAGGCACCCGCGCCGCGCCCGGCAGCAACGCCAACATCCGAAGAAGCCCTGCGCGAAGCACTGGCACGCGAGGCAGCAATCGACCGCCGGTTCTCACTCAGCCAGGTCCGCACGATACCCGAGGTCCGCAATCTGGTTGCACCTGTCGATATCGACGCGATCACCTTCGATACCGGCTCTGCCGCGATCAATCCCGATCAGGCCCGGCAACTGGCTACATTGGGAACCGTGCTGGAAGAGGCCATTGCAAATAATCCGCGCGAAATCTTCCTGATCGAGGGCCATACCGATGCTGTGGGGGCCGCGACCTTCAACCTCGCCCTGTCGGATCGCCGCGCCGAGACGGTAGCTCTTGCGCTGTCGGAATATTTCAACGTTCCGCCGGAAAATCTGGTCGTGCAGGGCTATGGTGAGGAATATCTGAAAGTCCCCACCCTGCTGGATGAACGCGAAAACCGCCGCGCCTCGGTGCGCCGGATCACGGATCTGCTTGCCTCGGCAAACTGA
- a CDS encoding acyl-CoA dehydrogenase, translated as MATKKKDSPELGRFDWEDPFRLDDQLTEDERMLRDAAHSYAQDKLQPRIIDAYRDEVTDPGIFREMGEMGLLGVTIPEEYGGIGAGYVSYGLIAREVERVDSGYRSMMSVQSSLVMYPIYAYGSEEQRQKYLPKLASGEWIGCFGLTEPDAGSDPAGMKTRARKTESGYVLNGSKMWISNAPIADVFVVWAKSEAHGGKIRGFVLDKGMKGLSAPKIGGKLSLRASITGEIVIDNVEIGEDALLPDVEGLKGPFGCLNRARYGISWGALGAAEFCLHAARQYGLDRQQFGKPLAQTQLHQLKLANMMTEIALGLQGCLRVGRLLDDARAAPEMISLIKRNNCGKALEIARWARDMHGGNGISEEFQVMRHMANLETVNTYEGTHDVHALILGRAITGLQAFF; from the coding sequence ATGGCAACCAAGAAGAAGGACTCCCCCGAGCTGGGGCGCTTCGACTGGGAAGATCCGTTCCGGCTGGACGATCAGCTGACCGAAGATGAGCGGATGCTGCGAGATGCCGCGCACAGCTATGCGCAGGACAAACTGCAGCCGCGCATTATCGATGCCTATCGCGATGAGGTGACCGATCCCGGGATTTTCCGGGAAATGGGCGAGATGGGCCTGCTGGGTGTCACGATACCCGAAGAATATGGCGGGATCGGCGCAGGTTATGTCAGCTATGGCCTTATTGCGCGTGAGGTCGAGCGCGTCGACAGCGGTTACCGCTCGATGATGAGCGTGCAGTCATCGCTGGTGATGTATCCGATCTATGCTTACGGCTCCGAGGAGCAGCGGCAGAAATATCTGCCGAAACTGGCAAGTGGCGAATGGATCGGCTGTTTTGGCCTGACTGAACCCGATGCCGGTTCCGATCCGGCAGGCATGAAGACCCGCGCGCGAAAGACTGAATCGGGCTATGTGCTGAATGGCTCGAAAATGTGGATCTCGAACGCTCCGATCGCGGATGTCTTCGTCGTCTGGGCAAAATCCGAGGCGCATGGCGGAAAGATCCGCGGCTTCGTTCTGGATAAGGGAATGAAAGGCCTCTCTGCTCCGAAAATCGGCGGCAAGCTGTCTTTACGTGCCTCCATCACCGGCGAAATCGTGATAGATAATGTCGAGATCGGTGAGGATGCGCTTTTGCCCGATGTCGAGGGGCTGAAAGGTCCGTTCGGCTGCCTCAACCGCGCCCGCTACGGGATAAGCTGGGGTGCCCTTGGCGCGGCCGAGTTCTGCCTGCATGCTGCCCGCCAATACGGGCTTGACCGGCAACAATTCGGCAAACCGCTTGCGCAGACCCAGCTTCATCAGCTGAAACTGGCGAATATGATGACCGAGATCGCTCTTGGTCTTCAGGGCTGCCTTCGCGTTGGCCGGTTGCTGGACGATGCCCGCGCCGCGCCAGAGATGATCTCACTCATCAAGCGGAATAATTGCGGCAAGGCGCTTGAGATTGCCCGGTGGGCGCGTGACATGCATGGCGGAAACGGGATTTCCGAGGAATTTCAGGTCATGCGCCATATGGCGAACCTCGAAACGGTGAATACCTATGAGGGTACGCATGACGTCCACGCGCTGATTCTGGGCCGTGCGATTACCGGTCTGCAGGCTTTCTTTTAA